GTCGGCGGATCGACTTCCGGCACTTTCAATTCCTTGCGCAGCCGGGCGAGCTCCGCCGCCAGCTCTTGTTGTGCTGTCTTATATTTCGCGTCGCCGTAAACGCTGCGCAGCTCGTGTGGATCGGTCTGCCGGTCGAACAGCTCCCAGTAGTCGGCGTCCGGCGAATAAAAATGAACCAGCTTGTACTGGTCGGTCACCACGCCATAGTGCGGGCGCACGTGGTGCGGAGTGGGATATTCGTAGTAGTGGTAATAGAAGCTCTTTCGCCAGTCATCCGGCGTCTGGCCGGCGAGCACCGGTCGTAGGCTGCGCCCTTGCATGTCGTCGGGGATCGGCAGGCCCGCGGCGTCGAGAAAGGTTTCCGCGAAATCCAAGTTCGACACGATGTCGCGGCACACCGTGCCCGGCTTCGCCACGCCCGGCCAGCGCACCAACATCGGCGTCCGCAGCGACTCTTCGAAAATCCACCGCTTGTCGAACCAACCATGCTCGCCCAGATAAAAGCCCTGGTCGGCCGCGTAGATCACGAGCGTGTTGTCGGCCAGCCCAGCGTCATCGAGATACTTCAGAATCCGGCCCACGCTTTCGTCGACCGAGAGAATGCACGCCAGATAGTCGTGCATGTAGCGGTTGTATTTCCAGCGCACCAGGTCGGCCCCCTGCGGATCCGCCTTACGAAATGCCGCGTTGCGCGGCTCGTAGTAGGCGTTCCACTGCTGCAACTCCTCGGGCGTGAGTTGTTGCGGCGGCGTGAGCTTCAGGTCGCGCGCGTTCATCGTCTTGGCGATCGTCATGTCCTGATCGCGCTCGGCGAGGCCGCGCCCGCTGTAATCGTCGAACAAAGTCTCGGGCTCGGCGTATTGGCGGTCGTTGTCGTGCCCCAGGTATTTCAGATTCGGCTCCCACTCGCGATGCGGCGCCTTGTGCTGGCACATCAGCAAAAAAGGTTTCGAGGCGTCGCGCTTGGCCAGCCAGTCGAGCGATAGATCCGTGATGATGTCGGTCGTGTAGCCCCGGTGGCGCACCTTTTCG
The genomic region above belongs to Pirellulales bacterium and contains:
- a CDS encoding sulfatase, whose product is MNSRHLRRHVAAGAFAVVCVFGLQLAARAAAPTRPNIVLVFSDDHGYQAISAYNDPRRLIATPNLDRLAAEGVRCDRCLVPNSICGPSRATVLTGKYNHLNGFYNNSNSRFDGAQTTFPKLLQAAGYQTAVIGKWHLISDPTGFDHWEILPGQGVYYHPQMIRNGEKVRHRGYTTDIITDLSLDWLAKRDASKPFLLMCQHKAPHREWEPNLKYLGHDNDRQYAEPETLFDDYSGRGLAERDQDMTIAKTMNARDLKLTPPQQLTPEELQQWNAYYEPRNAAFRKADPQGADLVRWKYNRYMHDYLACILSVDESVGRILKYLDDAGLADNTLVIYAADQGFYLGEHGWFDKRWIFEESLRTPMLVRWPGVAKPGTVCRDIVSNLDFAETFLDAAGLPIPDDMQGRSLRPVLAGQTPDDWRKSFYYHYYEYPTPHHVRPHYGVVTDQYKLVHFYSPDADYWELFDRQTDPHELRSVYGDAKYKTAQQELAAELARLRKELKVPEVDPPT